Genomic window (Persephonella sp.):
TTATGATGCCCAGATAAAAAAATATGGTTTTGTTGAAGCTATAGAAAAAAGTATACAAAAAAATATTGAGATGACCGTTTTATTGTTCAACTTCCTCAAAGATATAGTTACAGGCAACATGTCCCTACAGGAAGTAAAAAACAATCTTGGTGGTCCTATATCAATAGCAAAATATTCCGGCGGAGCTTTAGAGAGCGGTATCGGGAATTATCTTTTCTTTACTGGTTTTATTTCCCTACAGCTTGGATATCTGAACTTACTTCCTATACCTGTGTTAGACGGAGGTTTAATACTTATTCTTCTTATTGAGATGATAATAAGAAGACCACTGCCTGAAAAGGCAAAAGAGTACCTCGCTTATGTGGGATTTGCACTTATAGGAACCCTTATGATTTTTGCCATATTCAATGACATACTGAGAGTATTACAATAAAAAATATGTTAAAATAAGAAAGTATATTTCTGTAAAGGGGTAAAAATGTCAACAAGAGTCGGAATTATACTTCTTAGCGGAACCCTTGATAAGGCTATGCCTGCTTTTATGCTTGGAACTACAGCTGCTGCACTGGGGTTTGAAGTTGGAATATTTTTCAGCTTTTACGGACTTACAGTAATACATAAAGAAAAAGTAAAAAACCTAAAAGTTTCTCCCATAGGTAACCCTGCAATGCCTATGCCCGTTACTATTCCTCAGATTTTGACTGTTATGCCGGGAATGATGGATTTTGCTACAGGAATGATGAAAAAGATGATGGAAAAACACAACATACCTTCAATAGAAGAGCTTATCAAACAGGCATTAGACATGGGTGTGAAACTGTATCCATGTCAGACAGCGATGCAACTATTTGAGTTTAAGAAGGAAGATCTTATTGAGGGTGTTGAGGAACCGGTAGGAGCTACAACATTTTTGAGTTTTGTTAATCAGGCTGATAAACCTATAGTTATGAATTTTTAGATATAATCTTTTAGAATTATTGAGATTATAACTGATAGACCCCCCACCGCTGCGAGTATTATTCCCATTGTCCCGTTTCGGGACACCTTTTTTACAAATTCACCGTTTATGTCCTTAGAATTTACAGACTTCACTTCAGAAACAGGAAGTTTTTTCCCATCAAAAAGTATATAAATCTTTTTATCCATCTCTTTAACAGCTAAATTTTCAGTAAAAAAGTTTTCTCCTGTAAATGTTTCAACAACATAAGAGTTTGATTTTCCTATGATTCCTGAATACAAGTCAGTTTCTTTAATTGACAGAATATAATACCCACAAATTATTGATCCAGTTCCCCCAAAAAGCAGAAAATAAATAAGGATTGAGGATAAAACCCTTTTCATCTTTTTAAAATTGAGATTATTTTTGAGGATTTTGTAAGATCATTAACAAGTTTATTTTTTTCAGAGTAGTAGGACAAACCGGCAATAATAATCAGAAAGATCAAAGCCCCTCCAGATGCTCCTACTATCCTGTCCCACAGACCAAACCTTCTTTTTTTAATAAAAATCCTTTTCACAAAAAAATATACCAGAAATGAAAGGCTAAAAATAAAAACAGCTATCAGAGAAAAGGAAAAAAAATTTAGAACCGCAGGTGAAGAATGGAAATAAGAAGATAAAAAAGAAGCAAACTTTTCAGAATATTTTATTCCTGTCGCTACACCTACAACAAAACCTGTAGATTTTATAAAAAGCTCAATAAATCCTCTGTATGCCCCAACAAGAACAAGGTAGAGGAAAAGAACAAAAAATATAAGATCTATCATTTCAGGACAGTTTTTTCTTTACTATACTGCTGACAATGCTTCCGTCAGCCCTTCCTTTTACTTTTTCCATAACAGATTTCATAACCCTGCCCATATCTTTCATGGAGGAAGCTCCTGTTTCCGCTATTGTCTGTTCAACAATCTTCTCAATCTCCTCTTCAGATAAAGGCTGTGGCAAAAATTCCTGAACAACTTTAAGTTCTGCCTCTTCTTTCTGGGCAAGGTCTTCTCTACCTGCTTCTCTATACTGTTTTATAGATTCTTTTCTCTGTTTTGCATATCTCTGCAAAACCTGAATGATCTCATCATCTGACAGTTCTTTTTTCTTGTCTATCTGAACTTTTTTTATTTCAGAGATCAACATTCTTATTACAGATAGCCTTTCCTTATCACCGCTTTTCATAGCGGTTTTCATCTCATCCTGTAGCTTCTTAAGAAGCTGACCCATGCCCACCCCTTAAAGAAGACCTTTTTTCTTAAGTGCTTTTATTAATCTTTTTCTTGCAGCTCTTTGTTTTCTTTTTCTTTTAACTGAAGGTTTTTCATAAAACTCTCTTCTTTTCATCTCTGTTATGATCCCTTCCTTTTCGCATATCTTTTTAAACCTTTTTAGAGCCTTTTCAAAACTTTCCCCTTCTTGAATTCTAACTACTGCCATACAGTATCAGTCCTCCTTTCTGAATTTTTTTAGATCTTTATAGAATAAAACAGTATTCTTTTTAAAGTCAATTCTTTTAGGTCAAAAATATAAATCATAAAAAATTTTTTTCCAGATCAGTTCTGGAGTATCTTTTCAAGATCTTTATTTATCGTTTCAAGACTGTTTATAATGTCGTTAACCGTTTCCTCTGTTGCTATACTTCTGTTCAGGATTTTTGTTAATGGATTTTCTATACCTGATATATCTACTTTTGTTTTATTAACAAGATCTTTAACATAGTTAAATATGATAGGGAAATTTGTTCTATCTAAATAACCCGATTCTATCAAACCTCTGAAATAAACAGCCTCAAGCTCTTCGATAAGAACCTTCAGCTTCCTCATATTCTTATTTAGATCCTCAAGAAGCTTTATACTTTCTTCCATTATGTTGGACAGTTTTCTAAAGTAGTCTAAAGACGATTGTATCAGAAAAACAAAATTTTTCATATCTTCTGATCTTTCATTTATCACCTGTTTGCTTACACTCTCTATGAGAGAGTTTAAAAATCTTGAAAACATAACTATCTCTATTTTTGACAAGCTTACAGTATAGACTATCTCTCTTATGTTTTCTGATATTCTTTGTATCAAAACCTTCATCTGGGATATTATTCTCCCTTCTTCTTCAGAGTTTTTTCTCATCTCTGAAGATATAACAGAAAAAACAGAGCCTTTACTTCCCAGTTTTATTGATTCTATTGATGAATTAAGAGCTGTTAATCTGATCTCGTCGGAAGCTCTGTATATACTCTCTGACTTTTCATTAAAAAGTTTTCTTAGCTCCTCAAAATGGGAAATGTCTGAAAACAGCCTGTCTACCAGATCTTCAAGATGTTTTAGTTTTATGATTATTTCTTTTATATATAGATTTTCACATTTTGTGGATGGTATGTCTGCTTTTAAAAGGGAAAGTTTGTCTTTAACCTCAGCAGATAGTATCTCTTTCATAAAATCATCATAGCTTTTGTAACCAAGCTTTTCCAAAATTTCCATAAGAGCCCTGTAAGAGGCTTCCATACCTCCTTCTTTTTCAATCTGGAGAAGATGTTCATAAACTGCAGGTATTTTTTCAAAAAAACCTGTTGTTGGTTTTATCCTTATAGAAATGTATTCTACGATATTGCCCTCTTTATCTTTTATAGGTATTACTGTTGCCAATACCCAGTAGTAACTTCCATCTTTAGCAAGATTTTTTACGTATGCGACGATTGATTTTCCTGATTGTATGTAATCCCACAGAAGTTTAAAAACTATTTTAGGCATATCAGGGTGCCTTATTATATTGTGGGGACTGCCTAAAAGTTCTTCCATAGAATATTTACTTATCCTCTGGAACACATCATTTCCAGAAAGGATTATGCCTTTGAGATCTGTACTTGAAAAAAAGATCTCGTCAGGTCTGAATATAGATTCCTTATTTATCGGTTCAGGACGTTTTCTCCCCATCGTTTTCCTTTAAATTTTAGTTTTTGAAATAAAGGTATCGGAAGTTTTGTCCCAATTCTTTACAGCTTTTCTACTTTATATATATCCTCTTTATCTTCGTAATAAAGAATTATTTCAAACTGTGTAAGTTCTGAAAGGATCTGGTAAAGTTTTTCATCTTTTACTCTCAGATGTTTTTTGTTATGAGAAAGGTCTAAAATAAATTCACCAGACAAAGTTTCAACAGAGTATATTTTTTTATTATCTCTCCATACACGATTTATTAATCCCATAGAAGGGTGTTCCTGAATTTCTATTGGGAATAAAGAAACAATCTGCTGAGCTGTCACAATGATCTCAAGCTGTGTTGGATAAAATCTTTTCAGTTTAAACTGGGACAAATTTTCACCTAAAAAAAAGCCCCAGAAGGGGCTTTTTGATTACTCATTAAGTGCTTCGTAAACATGTCCAACAAGTTCTTCAGATGGTTTGAGGGTTTTCTTTCCAGGCTCCCATTTTGCAGGACATGCCTCTTCTGGGTGTCCGATAAGGTAGGCGTTAGCTTTCATTTTTCTCAGAAGTTCATCAGCATTTCTTCCTACGTTGTAGAAGTTTACTTCAGAACCGACAAGTTTTCCTTCAGGAGAAATTATGAATGTTCCTCTGAGAGCAAGACCTGTAGCCTCGTCATAAACACCGAACATTCTTGAAACTTTTCCTGTAGGATCTGCTCCCATAGGATATTTTACTTTTTCAAGAAGTTTTTCATCTCTGTGCCAGGCAAGGTGAACAAATTTAGTATCTGTAGATACAGACACCACTTCAGCACCTAATTCCTTCAGTTGAGGATAAATCTCTGCAAGATCTGCAAGTTCTGTTGGGCACACAAATGTAAAGTCTGCCGGGTAGAAGAAAAGAATTGTCCATTTTCCTTCTTCTTTAGCCTTTTTGAGGGAAAATGTTCCAAATTTTCCTGTTTCAGGTTCGTAAGTTTCCATCTCAAAATCAGGAACTTCCTGACCAACCAAAATAATTTCTGACATGACACCGACCTCCTCAATTTTCTCTGTATTTTTTAAGAGTTTATACTAATTATAAATGATAATAATTCTCAATTTAAGAATGAATGATTTATCTCATATCTGCAACAGCTATGTCTTTGAT
Coding sequences:
- a CDS encoding PAS domain-containing methyl-accepting chemotaxis protein produces the protein MGRKRPEPINKESIFRPDEIFFSSTDLKGIILSGNDVFQRISKYSMEELLGSPHNIIRHPDMPKIVFKLLWDYIQSGKSIVAYVKNLAKDGSYYWVLATVIPIKDKEGNIVEYISIRIKPTTGFFEKIPAVYEHLLQIEKEGGMEASYRALMEILEKLGYKSYDDFMKEILSAEVKDKLSLLKADIPSTKCENLYIKEIIIKLKHLEDLVDRLFSDISHFEELRKLFNEKSESIYRASDEIRLTALNSSIESIKLGSKGSVFSVISSEMRKNSEEEGRIISQMKVLIQRISENIREIVYTVSLSKIEIVMFSRFLNSLIESVSKQVINERSEDMKNFVFLIQSSLDYFRKLSNIMEESIKLLEDLNKNMRKLKVLIEELEAVYFRGLIESGYLDRTNFPIIFNYVKDLVNKTKVDISGIENPLTKILNRSIATEETVNDIINSLETINKDLEKILQN
- a CDS encoding redoxin domain-containing protein; translated protein: MSEIILVGQEVPDFEMETYEPETGKFGTFSLKKAKEEGKWTILFFYPADFTFVCPTELADLAEIYPQLKELGAEVVSVSTDTKFVHLAWHRDEKLLEKVKYPMGADPTGKVSRMFGVYDEATGLALRGTFIISPEGKLVGSEVNFYNVGRNADELLRKMKANAYLIGHPEEACPAKWEPGKKTLKPSEELVGHVYEALNE
- a CDS encoding GatB/YqeY domain-containing protein, whose amino-acid sequence is MGQLLKKLQDEMKTAMKSGDKERLSVIRMLISEIKKVQIDKKKELSDDEIIQVLQRYAKQRKESIKQYREAGREDLAQKEEAELKVVQEFLPQPLSEEEIEKIVEQTIAETGASSMKDMGRVMKSVMEKVKGRADGSIVSSIVKKKLS
- a CDS encoding CvpA family protein, which produces MIDLIFFVLFLYLVLVGAYRGFIELFIKSTGFVVGVATGIKYSEKFASFLSSYFHSSPAVLNFFSFSLIAVFIFSLSFLVYFFVKRIFIKKRRFGLWDRIVGASGGALIFLIIIAGLSYYSEKNKLVNDLTKSSKIISILKR
- the rpsU gene encoding 30S ribosomal protein S21, giving the protein MAVVRIQEGESFEKALKRFKKICEKEGIITEMKRREFYEKPSVKRKRKQRAARKRLIKALKKKGLL
- a CDS encoding DsrE/DsrF/DrsH-like family protein; this encodes MSTRVGIILLSGTLDKAMPAFMLGTTAAALGFEVGIFFSFYGLTVIHKEKVKNLKVSPIGNPAMPMPVTIPQILTVMPGMMDFATGMMKKMMEKHNIPSIEELIKQALDMGVKLYPCQTAMQLFEFKKEDLIEGVEEPVGATTFLSFVNQADKPIVMNF